The Odocoileus virginianus isolate 20LAN1187 ecotype Illinois chromosome 3, Ovbor_1.2, whole genome shotgun sequence genome includes a window with the following:
- the RGS14 gene encoding regulator of G-protein signaling 14: MPGKPKHLGVPNGRMVLAVSDGELSSTTGPQGQGEGRGSSLSIHSLPSGPSSPFPTEEQPVASWGLSFERLLQDPLGLAYFTEFLKKEFSAENVTFWKACERFQQIPASDTQQLAQEARNIYQEFLSSQALSPVNIDRQAWLGEEVLAEPRPDMFRAQQLQIFNLMKFDSYARFVKSPLYRECLLAEAEGRPLREPGSWRPGSPDATRKKPKLKPGKSLPLGVEELGQLPPAEGRQLRKSFRRELAGGTANSALRRESQGSLNSSASLDLGYLAFTSSKSESHRKSLGSSEGENESRPGKYCCVYLPDGTASLALARPGLTIRDMLAGICEKRGLSLPDIKVYLVGNEQKALVLDQDCTVLADQEVRLENRITLELEVSALERLVRISAKPTKRLQEALQPILTKHGLSPHQVALRLPGEKQPLDLEKLVSSVASQRLVLDTLPGVKIPEAGDIPPCHSQGGPPRIQDKATNLPPPSLNSLAQVPSSITGKRQTCDIEGLVELLNRVQSCGAHDQRGLLRKEDLVLPEFLQLPAQGPNSQQPEPQVESAAQPKGSASDSTVHSAL, translated from the exons atgccagggaagcccaagcacctGGGTGTCCCCAATGGACGCATG GTTCTGGCTGTCTCCGATGGAG AGCTGAGCAGCACGACTGGGCCCCAGGGCCAGGGCGAGGGCCGAGGCAGCTCCCTCAGCATCCACAGCCTCCCCAGTGGCCCCAGCAGCCCCTTCCCCACCGAGGAGCAGCCTGTGGCCAGCTGGGGCCTGTCCTTCGAGCGGCTGCTACAGGACCCACTGGGCCTGGCTTACTTCACC gagttCCTGAAGAAGGAGTTCAGTGCTGAGAATGTGACTTTCTGGAAGGCCTGCGAGCGCTTCCAGCAGATCCCGGCCAGCGACACCCAGCAG TTAGCTCAGGAGGCCCGCAACATCTACCAGGAGTTCCTGTCCAGCCAGGCGCTGAGCCCCGTGAACATCGACCGGCAAGCCTGGCTCGGCGAGGAGGTGCTGGCAGAACCGCGACCGGACATGTTCCGCGCCCAGCAGCTTCAG ATCTTCAACTTGATGAAGTTCGACAGCTATGCGCGCTTCGTCAAATCCCCTCTGTACCGCGAGTGCCTCCTGGCGGAGGCCGAGGGTCGCCCTCTGCGGGAACCTGGCTCCTGGCGCCCCGGCAGCCCAGACGCCACGAGAAAG AAGCCGAAGCTGAAGCCCGGGAAGTCGCTGCCGCTGGGCGTGGAGGAGCTGGGGCAGCTGCCGCCTGCTGAGGGCCGTCAGCTCCGCAAGTCCTTCCGCAGGG AACTAGCCGGCGGGACGGCCAACTCAGCCTTGCGCCGTGAGTCCCAGGGATCGCTCAACTCCTCCGCCAGTCTGGACCTGGGCTACCTTGCCTTTACCAGCAGCAAATCTGAG AGCCACCGGAAGAGCCTTGGGAGCTCAGAAGGTGAGAATGAAAGCCGACCAGGGAAGTACTGCTGCGTATACCTGCCTGATGGCACAGCCTCCTTGGCCCTGGCCCGACCCGGCCTCACCATCCGTGACATGCTGGCAGGCATCTGTGAAAAACGAGGCCTCTCTCTACCTGACATCAAGGTCTACCTGGTGGGCAATGAGCAG AAGGCCCTAGTCCTGGATCAGGACTGTACCGTGCTGGCAGACCAGGAAGTGCGGCTGGAGAACAGAATCACCCTCGA GCTCGAGGTGTCGGCGCTGGAGCGCCTGGTGCGGATCTCGGCCAAGCCCACCAAGCGGCTGCAGGAGGCGCTACAGCCCATCCTGACAAAGCACGGCCTGAGCCCACATCAGGTGGCGCTGCGCCTG CCAGGCGAGAAGCAGCCGCTGGATCTGGAGAAGCTAGTGAGTTCGGTGGCCTCCCAGAGATTGGTTTTGGACACTCTTCCAG GTGTGAAGATCCCTGAGGCTGGCGACATACCCCCCTGCCACAGCCAG GGTGGACCGCCTAGAATCCAGGACAAGGCCACCAACCTCCCTCCGCCGTCCCTGAACTCACTGGCCCAAGTGCCCAGTAGTATCACTGGAAAGCGGCAGACCTGTGACATTGAAG GACTGGTGGAGCTGCTGAACCGAGTACAGAGCTGTGGAGCCCATGACCAGAGGGGCCTTCTGCGCAAAGAGGACCTAGTGCTTCCAGAATTTCTGCAGCTGCCTGCCCAAGGACCCAACTCCCAGCAGCCTGAACCCCAAGTGGAATCAGCAGCCCAGCCCAAGGGGAGCGCTTCGGACTCCACTGTCCACTCTGCCCTCTGA